The following proteins are co-located in the Pedobacter frigiditerrae genome:
- a CDS encoding translocation/assembly module TamB domain-containing protein, translating to MKKYLRKGLKIFLWVIASIILLVVLIALSLNIPAVQNFVKDKAITYIKNKTKTEVRLESIKIALPKDVVLNKFYIEDRKGDTLLYAEKLQVDISLFKLLKNTVEINNIELKNIRANVKRINPDTTFNFSFLVDAFMIEEKKDPAKDTTSAPLKFRIDKVLFTDIGITYRDDVAGNDVKLYLGEFKTKIKDFDLAKQNYVIKSLSLKNTTLNYLQQKPLTQLVQHLTNSVDSAQKETGKLPTITVEDFAFNNVNINYDDQLSTTKAIANINDLGLVNLKVDLTNGKYNADEARLNKSKILFAFKPAPSNNLNKVKDTVLVEQSPLALFLKKVDFNDNSLQFDNLGAKPTKGLDFNHLNITNLNLGAGDLNFANGGITVKVNNGSLKDKSGFVLNELRGDATYTDKQIKLANFILRTPNTSINNATELNFTSLEDLTKHPERVQMILNFKNTIIGLKDAAFFSNAIPANYRNEKIKVNANVNGYLNNLNITQLQISGLKNTQIDISGRAKGLPDINKTYLDLNIKKLHLSKADILVVVPKKSLPPTIELPNMVDARGNFKGSMTDFNTNLNIQTDMGGAVIVANMKGPKGKERYQANIILNNFNVGRLLKQQATLGRITAKANVSGTGLDPKTINAKFNATVLSATYNKYNYRNLKLNGTYANQLVNVKGSMPDSNANFNLDAQINLAGKYPSIKGDVNLKQVDLQKLNFSTTEFKVAGNIKANISTADVDYLNGDVFATGLQIVKEGRRFNVDTVEINAVSTATSNSLILKSELLSAKIDGKYQLSKIGNAVINQINKYYQFGEVVAIPDQRFRFDINIYNPKFLKDFVPELTTFVPSRINGLIDTQKDSLLMNASFPKVVYGDYNVDSLRLAVNNSNQKLNYNLTIKSILSPSIVLFNSEISGNAANNQLDLNIFLRDRQRKDKYVIGGIFKSFNKDFRFNLDPNKLLLDYQKWTISPENYIQFGQSGILANQFNLSQGSQLLSINSISNVPNSPLRAEFKNFEIETITKFAETDTAMVGGTINGMVDVKDLVSNPKFEANLNVSKLRYQKDELGDLSLLVNNNTANAFQVDAKLKGVHELRASGFYYTAPQSALDLAVNIDKIDLKEIESVSLGQIRQGKGTVTGQFSVKGELTAPKILGSLKFNDAGFNVAYINSYFTMPTQEIAFTNEGIRFDDFTLVDSLGKKAIIDGNIYTTDFKNVRFGLDIRTDNFRAINSTAADNDMIYGTVYLTSTIKVRGDLNQPDVNMNIRVNKGTKFFYALPINDPSVIEQEGIVEFIDADAPPFNGQKPLKADSISKSPLKGMNLVATITIDPEAELNVVVDPQNGDNLSIKGNANLNATIDPSGKISLTGRYEVEEGSYSLTVAPLGKRPFKIVKGSTIIWTGEPTAATVDLTALYEVNAAPIDLINEPDNIQAKTKLPFQVYLYMKEELLKPKISFKIDLPENERGALSGTVYTKLQNVNRDESELNKQVFALLALNRFIANNPFQSLAGGGGGASTWARSSVSKLLTEQLNNLASDLIQGVDLNFNVNSSEDYSTGSLEQKTDLEVGLSKKLLNERLTITVGSSFGLEGPKVPGQSSSNIAGNLNVEYALSADGKYRLRFYRRNQNEAVIDGQIIETGLGFTLVVDYNKFREVFQSRKKKLRNQIEQKPKDETTN from the coding sequence TTGAAGAAGTATTTACGCAAAGGCTTAAAAATTTTCCTATGGGTTATTGCTAGCATTATTTTGCTTGTGGTGCTTATTGCGCTTTCTTTAAATATTCCTGCGGTACAGAATTTTGTAAAGGATAAAGCCATCACCTACATCAAAAACAAGACTAAAACCGAAGTTAGGTTAGAAAGTATAAAAATTGCCTTACCAAAAGATGTAGTGCTTAACAAGTTTTATATAGAAGACCGCAAAGGCGATACGTTATTATATGCTGAGAAATTGCAGGTCGATATTAGCTTATTCAAGCTTCTAAAAAACACTGTTGAAATTAACAACATTGAACTAAAAAACATACGGGCTAACGTAAAACGAATAAATCCAGATACTACCTTTAATTTTTCTTTTTTGGTTGATGCTTTTATGATCGAGGAGAAAAAAGACCCCGCAAAAGACACTACCTCTGCCCCACTTAAATTTAGAATTGATAAAGTTTTATTTACAGACATAGGCATTACCTATCGAGATGATGTAGCAGGAAATGATGTAAAATTATATCTGGGCGAGTTTAAAACCAAGATTAAAGACTTCGACTTAGCGAAACAGAATTACGTTATAAAATCGTTAAGCCTAAAAAATACCACGCTAAATTATTTACAGCAAAAGCCTTTAACACAATTGGTGCAACATTTAACCAACAGTGTTGATAGCGCCCAAAAAGAAACAGGAAAATTACCGACCATAACTGTCGAAGATTTTGCTTTTAATAATGTGAACATCAATTACGATGACCAATTATCTACCACTAAAGCCATAGCCAACATTAACGATTTGGGGTTGGTAAATTTGAAGGTAGATTTAACAAATGGGAAATATAATGCTGATGAAGCAAGGCTAAACAAATCTAAAATCTTATTCGCTTTTAAACCTGCACCAAGTAATAATTTAAACAAGGTAAAAGATACAGTTTTAGTAGAACAATCGCCATTGGCTTTATTTTTAAAAAAGGTAGATTTTAACGATAACAGTTTACAGTTTGATAATTTAGGTGCAAAACCAACCAAGGGTTTAGACTTTAACCACCTAAATATTACCAATTTAAACTTAGGGGCCGGCGATTTAAACTTCGCCAATGGAGGCATTACTGTTAAAGTAAATAATGGTTCGTTAAAAGATAAAAGTGGATTTGTTTTAAATGAACTACGAGGTGATGCAACTTATACAGACAAGCAAATCAAACTAGCTAATTTCATTTTAAGAACACCAAATACAAGCATTAATAATGCAACAGAGTTGAATTTTACTTCGTTGGAGGATTTGACCAAACATCCCGAAAGAGTTCAAATGATCTTGAACTTTAAAAACACCATCATCGGTTTAAAAGATGCTGCCTTTTTTAGCAATGCGATACCTGCAAATTACAGGAATGAAAAAATTAAGGTAAACGCTAATGTAAATGGCTATTTAAACAATTTAAATATTACTCAATTACAGATTTCTGGATTGAAGAATACACAAATTGATATTAGCGGAAGAGCAAAAGGATTGCCTGATATCAACAAAACCTATCTAGATTTAAACATCAAAAAACTACATCTTAGCAAAGCTGATATATTGGTAGTTGTACCTAAAAAATCACTTCCTCCCACTATTGAGTTACCAAATATGGTAGATGCGAGAGGAAATTTTAAAGGTTCGATGACTGATTTCAATACCAATCTAAATATTCAGACAGATATGGGTGGCGCTGTAATTGTTGCGAATATGAAAGGTCCGAAAGGGAAGGAACGTTACCAAGCTAATATCATTTTAAACAATTTCAATGTTGGCAGATTATTAAAGCAACAAGCTACTTTAGGTAGAATTACCGCAAAAGCTAATGTTTCGGGAACAGGTTTAGACCCAAAAACAATCAATGCGAAATTTAATGCTACCGTTTTAAGCGCAACTTATAACAAATACAATTACCGCAATTTGAAGCTAAACGGAACTTATGCTAACCAGTTGGTAAATGTTAAGGGAAGTATGCCAGATAGTAATGCGAACTTCAATTTAGATGCACAAATTAACTTAGCAGGAAAATACCCATCCATTAAGGGTGATGTTAACCTAAAACAAGTTGACTTACAAAAATTAAACTTTAGTACAACAGAATTTAAGGTTGCAGGTAATATCAAAGCAAATATCAGCACTGCTGATGTAGATTATTTAAACGGTGATGTTTTTGCAACTGGTTTACAAATTGTAAAAGAAGGAAGAAGATTTAATGTTGATACAGTTGAAATCAATGCAGTTTCTACAGCAACGTCCAATAGCTTGATTTTAAAATCTGAATTATTAAGTGCAAAAATTGATGGAAAATATCAGTTAAGTAAAATTGGAAATGCAGTCATTAACCAAATCAATAAATACTATCAGTTTGGTGAAGTGGTTGCTATCCCAGACCAGCGTTTCAGATTCGATATCAATATTTATAATCCTAAGTTCTTAAAAGATTTTGTGCCTGAGTTAACCACTTTTGTCCCATCAAGAATTAATGGATTAATTGATACACAGAAAGATAGTCTGTTAATGAATGCCTCTTTCCCGAAAGTAGTTTATGGAGATTATAATGTGGATAGTCTCCGCCTTGCGGTAAATAATAGCAACCAAAAGTTAAACTATAATTTAACTATCAAAAGTATTCTAAGTCCATCGATTGTATTATTCAACTCCGAAATTTCTGGAAATGCAGCGAATAATCAGTTAGACTTAAACATCTTCCTTCGAGATAGGCAAAGAAAAGATAAGTACGTAATTGGAGGGATTTTCAAATCGTTCAACAAGGATTTCAGGTTTAACCTCGACCCAAATAAGCTATTGTTAGATTATCAAAAATGGACCATCTCTCCAGAAAACTATATTCAGTTTGGTCAATCAGGTATATTGGCCAATCAGTTTAATTTAAGTCAAGGCTCACAATTATTGAGCATTAATAGCATTAGCAATGTTCCAAATTCTCCACTACGTGCAGAGTTTAAAAATTTTGAAATAGAAACGATTACCAAGTTTGCAGAAACTGACACAGCTATGGTTGGTGGAACAATTAACGGTATGGTTGATGTGAAAGACTTGGTTTCTAATCCTAAGTTCGAGGCTAATTTGAACGTAAGCAAATTACGCTATCAAAAGGATGAACTTGGTGATTTAAGCTTACTGGTAAATAACAATACCGCCAATGCTTTTCAAGTAGATGCCAAATTAAAAGGAGTACACGAATTACGAGCAAGTGGTTTCTATTATACAGCCCCTCAAAGTGCATTAGATTTAGCCGTTAACATTGATAAGATAGATTTAAAAGAAATAGAAAGTGTAAGTCTTGGACAAATTAGGCAAGGAAAAGGAACCGTAACTGGTCAGTTCTCTGTAAAAGGAGAGTTAACAGCTCCTAAAATCTTAGGTTCGTTGAAATTTAACGATGCTGGATTTAATGTTGCCTACATTAATTCATATTTCACAATGCCTACACAAGAAATAGCATTTACGAATGAAGGTATTAGATTTGATGATTTTACACTGGTTGATTCATTAGGCAAAAAAGCAATTATAGATGGCAATATCTACACTACAGATTTTAAAAATGTAAGGTTTGGTCTAGATATTAGAACGGATAATTTTAGGGCAATTAATTCTACTGCAGCGGATAACGACATGATTTACGGCACGGTTTATTTAACCAGTACCATTAAAGTTCGTGGAGATTTAAATCAGCCTGATGTAAACATGAACATCAGGGTAAATAAGGGCACTAAATTCTTTTATGCTTTGCCAATCAACGACCCATCTGTTATAGAACAGGAAGGAATTGTAGAGTTTATTGATGCTGATGCACCACCGTTTAATGGACAGAAACCTCTAAAAGCCGACAGCATTAGTAAATCGCCATTAAAAGGGATGAATTTAGTTGCCACCATAACAATTGACCCAGAAGCAGAACTAAATGTAGTTGTAGACCCACAAAATGGCGATAATTTAAGTATAAAAGGTAATGCCAACTTAAATGCAACAATTGACCCGAGCGGAAAAATAAGCTTAACAGGAAGGTATGAAGTTGAAGAAGGCTCTTATAGTTTAACGGTTGCACCTTTGGGCAAAAGACCATTTAAAATCGTTAAAGGAAGTACTATAATCTGGACAGGAGAACCTACCGCAGCTACCGTTGATTTAACTGCTTTATATGAAGTTAATGCCGCCCCAATTGATTTAATTAATGAACCAGATAATATTCAGGCCAAAACGAAATTACCGTTTCAAGTTTATTTATATATGAAAGAGGAATTATTGAAACCAAAAATTTCTTTTAAAATAGATTTGCCTGAAAATGAGCGAGGTGCTTTATCTGGAACTGTTTATACCAAGTTGCAAAACGTAAATAGAGATGAAAGCGAGTTGAACAAACAAGTTTTCGCCTTGCTGGCCTTAAATAGATTTATAGCGAATAACCCTTTCCAAAGTCTAGCTGGCGGTGGTGGTGGCGCTTCTACATGGGCACGTTCTAGCGTGAGTAAATTATTAACTGAGCAATTGAACAACCTAGCATCTGATTTAATACAAGGTGTAGATTTAAACTTTAATGTAAACTCTTCAGAAGATTATTCTACCGGTTCGTTAGAACAAAAAACTGATTTAGAAGTTGGTCTTTCTAAAAAATTATTAAATGAACGTTTAACAATTACCGTTGGAAGCTCATTCGGTTTAGAAGGCCCTAAAGTTCCTGGACAAAGCTCTTCTAACATAGCGGGAAATTTGAATGTAGAATATGCTTTATCAGCTGATGGAAAATATAGGTTACGTTTTTACAGAAGAAACCAGAATGAAGCTGTAATTGATGGTCAGATAATTGAAACTGGCCTCGGTTTTACCTTGGTAGTAGATTACAATAAGTTTAGAGAAGTTTTCCAATCACGTAAGAAGAAATTAAGAAACCAAATAGAACAGAAACCTAAAGATGAAACAACTAATTAA
- a CDS encoding cytidine deaminase, translating to MSAQNFTISYETFDGIEDLSATDKILCLKAKDALASSFSPYSKFKVGTAILLADEQVVLGSNQENVAYPSGLCAERVALFNIGSNYPNAVIKTMAITAQTDVFKIVNPVTSCGGCLQVMIEVEKRQKSPIEVLFYCIDGQILKVKSVKNLLPFAFVEDRLGW from the coding sequence ATGAGCGCACAGAATTTTACAATTAGCTACGAAACTTTCGACGGTATAGAAGACCTTTCAGCAACCGATAAAATACTATGTTTAAAAGCGAAAGATGCATTAGCTTCATCGTTTTCTCCATATTCTAAATTTAAAGTAGGAACAGCAATTTTGTTAGCCGATGAGCAGGTTGTTTTAGGAAGTAATCAAGAAAATGTAGCTTATCCATCAGGACTTTGTGCGGAACGAGTTGCTTTATTTAATATTGGGTCTAACTATCCAAATGCTGTTATCAAAACAATGGCCATAACTGCACAGACCGATGTTTTTAAAATTGTAAATCCAGTTACTTCTTGTGGTGGCTGTTTGCAAGTGATGATTGAAGTAGAGAAAAGACAAAAATCGCCTATTGAAGTTCTATTCTATTGCATAGATGGACAGATTTTAAAAGTAAAAAGCGTTAAAAATTTATTGCCTTTTGCTTTTGTGGAGGATAGGTTGGGATGGTAA
- a CDS encoding LLM class flavin-dependent oxidoreductase: MELGIGMFGDLQVNAKGEVQPAQQRLQEIIEEIKLMDEVGLDFYGIGEHHRPDYAVSTPEIILAAASTVTKNIKLGSAVSVLSSSDPVKLYQSFATIDLISNGRAELMAGRGSFIESFPLFGYNLQDYDELYEEKLELLLKINKEQKISWKGKFRPELANQEILPRAVDNNLKIWVAIGGTPESVERAGRLGLPVIFAIIGGNPASFKPLFDYYKKVYQAYGHDMAKFEVGVHMHSFFGENSAETAEYYYPLYSSQMDRVGRSRGWPPYQKNQFDFGRSKDGALIIGDANEAIDKILAMEAMFGLTRFSAHMDVGGPSHSAMMKSIELFGTKIAPKVREALNP; this comes from the coding sequence ATGGAATTAGGTATCGGAATGTTTGGGGATTTGCAAGTAAATGCAAAAGGCGAAGTACAGCCTGCCCAACAAAGATTGCAAGAAATTATCGAAGAAATTAAACTGATGGATGAAGTTGGTTTAGATTTTTATGGCATCGGCGAACACCATCGTCCGGATTATGCAGTTTCTACTCCGGAAATAATTTTAGCAGCAGCTTCTACAGTAACCAAAAATATAAAATTAGGCAGCGCTGTTTCTGTTTTGAGCTCTTCAGACCCTGTTAAGCTATATCAAAGTTTTGCGACCATAGATTTAATTTCAAATGGCAGAGCCGAATTAATGGCTGGTCGTGGTAGTTTTATTGAGTCATTCCCCTTATTTGGTTACAATTTGCAAGATTATGATGAACTCTACGAGGAAAAACTAGAGCTACTTTTAAAAATAAACAAAGAACAAAAGATAAGCTGGAAAGGCAAATTCAGACCAGAGTTAGCCAATCAAGAAATATTGCCTCGTGCGGTAGACAATAACTTAAAGATTTGGGTGGCTATTGGTGGCACGCCAGAATCTGTAGAAAGAGCAGGCAGATTAGGTTTACCTGTAATTTTCGCCATTATTGGTGGTAATCCAGCTAGTTTTAAGCCTTTGTTTGATTATTATAAAAAAGTTTATCAAGCTTATGGTCACGATATGGCTAAGTTTGAAGTAGGCGTTCACATGCATTCTTTCTTTGGAGAAAACAGTGCAGAAACTGCTGAATATTATTACCCATTATACTCTTCACAAATGGATAGGGTTGGTCGCTCTCGTGGATGGCCTCCATATCAAAAAAATCAATTCGATTTTGGGAGAAGTAAAGATGGTGCATTAATCATCGGCGATGCAAACGAAGCAATTGATAAAATCTTAGCAATGGAAGCTATGTTTGGCTTAACTCGTTTCTCTGCACATATGGATGTCGGCGGACCATCACACTCAGCAATGATGAAATCTATTGAGCTATTCGGAACTAAAATTGCACCGAAAGTAAGGGAAGCGTTGAACCCCTAA
- a CDS encoding alpha/beta hydrolase — MSSLKLKDGTEIYYKDWGTGQPIVFHHGWPLSGDDWDAQMMFFLKEGYRVIAHDRRGHGRSTQTATGNDMDTYAADVAELVAFLDLKDAIHIGHSTGGGEVIRYVAKHGKGRVAKAVLVSAVTPIMVQNDENPDGVPMSVFDEIREGTATKRPQFFADFTDAFYGFNREGAKTSQGIKDNWWRQGMMGGIKAHYDCIKAFSETDFTEDLKSVDIPVLVLHGEDDQIVPFELTGVKAAKLLQNGKLISYPGFPHGMPTTEAETINKDLLAFIKG; from the coding sequence ATGAGCTCATTAAAATTAAAAGACGGAACAGAAATTTATTACAAAGATTGGGGAACAGGACAACCAATAGTTTTTCATCATGGTTGGCCATTAAGTGGCGATGATTGGGATGCCCAAATGATGTTTTTCTTAAAGGAAGGTTACAGGGTAATAGCTCACGACCGCAGAGGACACGGCAGGTCTACACAAACTGCAACAGGAAATGATATGGATACTTATGCAGCAGACGTTGCCGAATTAGTAGCATTTCTAGATTTAAAAGATGCCATTCATATTGGTCACTCTACTGGCGGTGGCGAAGTAATTCGTTATGTTGCTAAACACGGAAAAGGCAGAGTTGCTAAAGCAGTATTGGTAAGTGCTGTTACACCAATTATGGTACAAAATGATGAAAATCCTGATGGTGTGCCGATGTCTGTCTTTGATGAAATTCGTGAAGGTACAGCAACCAAGCGCCCACAGTTTTTTGCAGATTTTACAGATGCATTTTATGGCTTCAATCGCGAAGGTGCAAAAACTTCTCAAGGCATAAAAGACAACTGGTGGAGACAAGGAATGATGGGCGGAATAAAAGCACATTACGACTGTATTAAAGCTTTCTCTGAAACAGATTTCACTGAAGATTTAAAAAGTGTAGATATTCCAGTTTTAGTATTGCATGGCGAAGACGACCAAATCGTTCCTTTCGAATTAACTGGTGTAAAAGCAGCAAAACTATTGCAAAATGGAAAATTGATTTCTTACCCAGGTTTCCCTCACGGAATGCCAACCACAGAAGCTGAGACTATTAACAAAGACCTTTTAGCTTTTATTAAAGGATAA